The DNA segment ATACTTTCCTGCTGCGTTTGGGTCTATTTAAGCCGCGTGCTCTGAAAGCAGATCCCGATGAAAAGACCACCAACAACAGACTCTATCAGATTACAGACACTTCAGAGAAGGCGTTTGCCACCAAAATATGTCATGTCACGTTAGCCGAATATGAGGCATTCAAGGAATTGTTAGCGAAAGAATTGGAGAGGAAGTCGCGTAAGCAAAAagcagatgatgatgaagaatTCAGTGACGATGAAGAGTTCAAATAGATATTGTTAAGTTGTACTTTGttttactaattaaatttaaatttattaaagagatttttaagaaatatttttgattagttttgcttttcattgAGCTGCATTTTTAATACTCTTCGCAGAACCTGCAGAGTTATTGAGAGCAGCTATAAGCGCGCAAATTGAATGGCTGTTAACAACAGTGTGGAGTAACACTGCTAAATATTGCGCTATTAAGTTCGTTGCAGTTATGTTAGCTGTCTGTTAAGTTGACAGTGACGTTAGCAAGTGAATGGCaaccaatttattttatctcTTTGCAAGTGGGAGGCATAGTTGGGAgagttttattcaaaaattaaatgaaaatcaaacaGATAGCACAATAAACCCCATTCCATGGCTAAGTCCAGGCTGACGTCATCGCGCAGCacataacaacaaatacaccCACCAAAGATAGTATTAGCAAAAACTGCTGGACAAGATGTCGGGTACCAATCCCTTCGATAGCGATGAGGAACCTAGCGCGTCCAATGATGAGATACTGGAGGGTTTCCTGTGTCCGATGTGCCGTGCAGACTTGAAGTCCATTGACTACCTAACCGAACACTTCGCCCGCCAGCATGCTGAGGAGGAAGATGCCTTAAAATCCGTCTTTAAAGATATCTTCTCCAAAGCCAAAAAGAAGATACTTAATAACTTTGAGGACGAGAGGGAACGTGTTGCACCTGCTTCTGCTGCAGCTTCCTCGCCTGCGGCAAGTGCGTCCAATGCGTCGGCAGCGAGAACTAGCAATGCGAAGAGTCGTCACAACATCTACAGCCAGCTGACGAAGCAAAGCGTTGGAGCTGAGCGTGGGCATCTCGAGTACTTTCAATCGGTACGCAACCCACGGCTGGAACGCTATGCCAGTGAGACGAATAAGCTGATCATACGCCTGCATCGTCTGCTCAAGGATTTGCCCACGGATGCAGTGCAGCGCAAGCAGCATGAACAGCAAACGGTGCCTTGGCTCGACGGCAGCTCCGTCAAGTTGTGTCCCAGTTGCGCCAAGAGTTTTCACATTGCGCGCAGACAGCATCATTGTCGCCTCTGTGGCGGCATTATGTGCAACGATTGTTCACGCTTTCTTCAGCTAGAGAATGCAAGTAAGCAGTTTGTTTAATTGTctacaattgcaatttattgatATTCACTTCTTCCCATAGTGCAATTGGCCAGCTTGTCCTCGACACGCAGCGACCCACTccagcaactgcagcatcaCGAAGATCGCGCTATACGCTTGTGCCAGCACTGTCTCTGGTTGCTGGACACGCGTCAGGACATGCTCGAGAGCCGCACTTGCCGTCCGCTTTTAGCGAAGGTGTACGATGAGATTCGCCAGCTACAGAAACAAGTTGCACCAGACTTGGAGATGTACGCGAAGATTATCAACAGTCTGTTGGATGGTGAATCTATATTTACCCTTGCGGATGCGGGCGCTTTGCGTGGCAAGATTGGTCAAGTTGCTGAAACAATTGATTTGCGCAGCAAACGCATTCTAACAATCCACTCGGAACCAGGCAGCCGCGAGGAGGCGTTGAAAAAGGCCATACGCTTGAGCTGTGTGCAGATGATTAAAGAACGCATGCTCTCGCTGCCGCCTCTGCCGGATGAGGCCTTAATTAAGCAGATCCAAGAGCGTAAACGCATGGAAACCGAACAACGTATTCTTACAGAGCAGCGCATGGCCATGGAGGCTTATGAGCGCTATGGTGCTACCACCCAAGTGGGAGTCAGCATGGAGAATCGCAACTTTGCCCAAGGAGTGAGTAGAGAAGGGACAAGCAAGAAACAAGCTGGATTTTGATCAACTATAGAGATCGTTATAACTTCTGTTCACtaatttttcaatgttttcttttcagtCGGATCTGCAATCGTTGAACAATTGGTCAGCACCACAGGCTTCCACCACAAAATCCAGTGTAGATGATCCGCTCATCGAGCAAATCAACATAATAAAGGGCTACATTAAGCAGGCACGCCAGGACATGAACTTCGATGTGGTCGAGACGCTGGAGCTGAATCTGCGTGAGCTGCAGCGCGAGGTTTATGAGCGACAACGGCagaccagcaacagcagcaaagcgaCATCACCACAAGCCAATAGCTAGGCAAATTTTAGTATAAATACTTATACATAGCATAAATATacatgtagtatatatatgtatatatgtattcatTCCCGCTTTCTGactaaataaatgtgaatgcaaacaaatttgttatacccgctacccaaatgGTAGTATAATTTactagcaaaaaaaagaagttaaTGTAAAAGGTagataaaatcttaaatttatatcaaattgGTTGACCATATTTGTGTAGTTCTCATTACGTTATTTTATGCGCctttaataattgatttttgaaaattacaCTGTACTTTTAATGGCTTGTTAAATAGAactacattttgaataatttctaATTAGGTCTGGTTCGACTGTTGTCGAACAGACTTgactaattaaatgcaaatttaaatgaaattcgtttcgtttttagAGTTTCGTGTATTTtgtgcaaatgttttttttttaatgaagcGAAATTATTTGTGCGTATTACGTAGTGAAGTGAATTGAATGTCACAAAGAAAATGCAGAGTTAGATCTTTATAGACAAAGCATCTCATCTGGATGGCTGTATTATTTAGGACTTTAGACCCACGGCAGCAATCAGAGATTTCACTTTGGCTATATAAGCTGTTTGGGCGTCGGCGCTGCTCATGCCCTTTATTTTGTTCCACGCCTCCCACTTTGCCTTGCCCTTGAAGTCGAGGAAACCGGGCTTGTCTGTAAAGCAAATAGTTTAACAATGAAGTCTCTATTTTTCAGTTAGAACGCAATAATTTTCGGACCTGTATTGCAATCTCCCACTTTGGTCTGCTTGAAGAGGCTGTAGAGCTCCAGCAAATCGTTGTCAGACGGTGTGCTGTTCAAGTTCTTCACATCCTCGGCGGCCTGATCGAATTCCTATATAAATATGGACAACAAACCACACGTATGTCACATTTCCCACGAAAAGTGGCTcatgaataaattatttaccTGTAATTCCGACATGTTGTAACTTGGCAATGGTTTTTATCGTCTCCCGGTGACTGACTAAATTGAACTACTGTTCCACGCGAGAATATACTTATGATTTAATTCAACTTAACAGTGCGCTGAACTGTTAATAACAGCAATGCGTGGCCGTTACAATGTAGACTGGCGCACATTAAAatatcttaatttaaatttgtttgcaatttcaattaggATTCCCAGACTTCAGTATGTGCAACACGTGAATATTAAACGGTATacttctttattatttaaataaaatgcttgtttttaatacaaaaattcttCGATATATATTGTCAATACAGCTCACCGCTAAAGTTAACGATAGTTTGGCCGAGAGAGCGGCTCTGTTAATTAACAGCGCCTGAACTGcgaacttttattttttgctaaGAAATGTGCGTAAAAAGTGACTCAATTTGCTAAACAGGTTTATGCACAATGACAAATTTGATAGGTACGCGGAATTGAAAGTTAGGAGAATtgaattcattcattaattcCCAAGTATTACGTGTACAAGCTATTTTTGGCGGAAAAACAGCTGAGTTGACAGCACTATGTTTAACAGTCTGATACTTGGTTTGCAGCTCCAATTTTGTTTACAGCTGTAATTTCGCGTTGAACTTGCGTAGCGAACGGACGTGTTTACGCGGGGGCGtcgctttatttttgtaaaaaatcgaaatcaaatcgtaaaaaaatttaataatagcCCGAACAACACAAGAATTGTGtgtaaattattaatgttCAGTGCAGTGTGTGCTTAAATGCAGCTGAAGTGATcttaatattaaatcaaagcgcatttcaaaaagaaagaaataaagaaaatcaaagagaaagtgccaaagccaaagtgaTTTGTTATTGCTAGaaattttgtgttgtgttcttgGTAcactattgttgctgttgcttctgttgtcTTTCAGCGCGCAACGCGCTGCTTATGCAAATGTGGTATGCTTATGTTTTTACTTATATTTACTGTCTCTTTTACTTTACCTAGCAACTAGAATTAAAAaacatcaattttatttacacacgTTGGGTAATGCTAATTGGTCAGAAGCAGCAACACGTAACTCTTTTCGACCACTACTTTTTTTAGTGCTAGCTGTTTGTGTTGCGAATTCAATCGATTGCTACATGGAGCAACAACATTCCTGTGCCGGCTGAGATTTTTCTATCATGCGATAAATTGATAGCCTCGCCGTCGCTAGCATTGTTCATTGAATCGCCTCCAGCTGCTCTTGACGCTTGACTCTGTGCGTTTGCACgcgcacgtgtgtgtgtgtgtgttttacaatgcaaacaaattttactaGTGTCAGCGGCTACtgctaaaacaacaacaacagtaactgAAGtgtgaaaagcaaacaacaactgtaACAATGCCgccatttgatttttttctttattcatGTACGGTATTCTAGCCTTCTCGTAACTTTTCCTCTTCCTCCAATTTCCAGTCTTCGGCcggtttcgttttcgtttgtgttgaactttgttttattttagttatttatttattgtttctttttggctAGATTTAATCGTCAactaaatacacacatacatatatacacaaaagagcgaaagagagagagggagagcagtCGTTTTCGCTTTGAATAAATTCTTGGCAATTTGTTGGCATATCTGCGAATGttatatttgaattgttcTCTCATATGGAAAGCTCtggaattttgttgttttttttcatgcatttattttgttaaatacaaacatacatttgtatttatatttttattataattcatgTGGGACCTGCTTGGTCAGTTTATTCTAAAAATGCAGACTTGCTATAAATTTATGGCATAATCGATCATTTCTATTTGTGGCGGAAAGATGTTTCCTGTTGGTTGTAGTCagcttttttaaatatattatttttaagaattgcTATAACAACTTTTACTTATGTAAATAGTTAAAAGTTTTATCTAGTACTGATAATATTTGGGAATATTGAACTTATGTacaattgataataaatacatataatatgaTGAAGGATAGATTGTCTGAAAATTAAATCcatcatattttttaattgatacgatttttcttcttatttatAAGATGATGATTGATGTTCGTaagtttgttgtttataatttaacattttcagCGTCCTCCGTTTACAATCGTGAATGTTcctttctttcttcttctactcTTTTCCCACTTTCGCTTTCACTTGATGTGTTTATGCAGCTGTTGTGCTGctctatttataaattaacaCATTAACACACTTCAATTGCAACACTACGACGCAGCTTTTAATTTCGAGCAAGTGGGTTTGCTtctaataaatgcataaataatgaaaata comes from the Drosophila sulfurigaster albostrigata strain 15112-1811.04 chromosome 2L, ASM2355843v2, whole genome shotgun sequence genome and includes:
- the LOC133849475 gene encoding acyl-CoA-binding protein homolog gives rise to the protein MSELQEFDQAAEDVKNLNSTPSDNDLLELYSLFKQTKVGDCNTDKPGFLDFKGKAKWEAWNKIKGMSSADAQTAYIAKVKSLIAAVGLKS
- the LOC133849446 gene encoding rabenosyn-5, which produces MSGTNPFDSDEEPSASNDEILEGFLCPMCRADLKSIDYLTEHFARQHAEEEDALKSVFKDIFSKAKKKILNNFEDERERVAPASAAASSPAASASNASAARTSNAKSRHNIYSQLTKQSVGAERGHLEYFQSVRNPRLERYASETNKLIIRLHRLLKDLPTDAVQRKQHEQQTVPWLDGSSVKLCPSCAKSFHIARRQHHCRLCGGIMCNDCSRFLQLENAMQLASLSSTRSDPLQQLQHHEDRAIRLCQHCLWLLDTRQDMLESRTCRPLLAKVYDEIRQLQKQVAPDLEMYAKIINSLLDGESIFTLADAGALRGKIGQVAETIDLRSKRILTIHSEPGSREEALKKAIRLSCVQMIKERMLSLPPLPDEALIKQIQERKRMETEQRILTEQRMAMEAYERYGATTQVGVSMENRNFAQGSDLQSLNNWSAPQASTTKSSVDDPLIEQINIIKGYIKQARQDMNFDVVETLELNLRELQREVYERQRQTSNSSKATSPQANS